Proteins from a genomic interval of Cheilinus undulatus linkage group 15, ASM1832078v1, whole genome shotgun sequence:
- the cmklr2 gene encoding G-protein coupled receptor 1: MDDPGEDYGNYTYEYDLEYGDLEDLKVDHRQMETMHIISVVIYIICFVLGVIGNGIVIWVTIFKTKRTVNSIWLLNLAVADFVFVLFLPFYIDYILRDFHWNFGKAMCKINSFVSVMNMYASVLSLTVLSIDRYVSLVHLNWSQRHRTVERAWAVCGCIWVLAAILSCPALIFRDTMRLHDKIVCFNNFHEKDGGIAAMRHIIIGVIRTTVGFLFPLTAICVTGILLTIKVNQSRGSVRFSNFSKTVSAVILAFFLCWAPFHTFGLMELSMHSSLYLHNVLKTGFPLATSLGFFNSCINPLLYMLVGKKVRNILKRACLDITKNSLRELSQSVSATEMESVPGVHHDGVPEESVESSTL, encoded by the coding sequence ATGGATGACCCTGGCGAGGACTATGGAAACTACACCTATGAATATGACCTGGAGTATGGGGACTTGGAGGACCTTAAGGTGGACCACAGGCAGATGGAAACTATGCACATCATCTCAGTGGTCATCTACATCATCTGCTTTGTGCTTGGTGTGATTGGAAATGGCATTGTCATTTGGGTGACGATATTCAAAACCAAAAGGACTGTCAACAGCATCTGGTTGCTCAATCTCGCCGTTGCAGATTTTGTTTTCGTGCTTTTTCTACCTTTCTACATCGACTACATCCTGCGTGACTTCCACTGGAATTTTGGCAAAGCCATGTGTAAGATTAACTCATTTGTGTCTGTGATGAACATGTATGCTAGTGTGCTCTCCCTCACTGTGCTCAGTATCGACAGATATGTTTCTCTTGTGCACCTCAACTGGTCTCAGAGGCACCGGACTGTGGAAAGGGCCTGGGCTGTGTGTGGGTGCATATGGGTGCTTGCTGCTATCTTGAGCTGCCCTGCGCTGATTTTTCGTGACACAATGCGCTTACATGACAAGATAGTGTGCTTCAATAACTTCCACGAAAAAGACGGAGGCATAGCAGCCATGAGACACATTATTATCGGGGTCATCCGCACTACCGTAGGCTTCCTTTTTCCTCTGACTGCCATCTGTGTGACAGGCATACTTCTGACTATCAAAGTGAATCAGTCTAGGGGCTCAGTTCGCTTTTCGAACTTCTCCAAGACAGTATCAGCTGTAATTCTGGCCTTCTTTTTATGCTGGGCACCTTTTCATACTTTTGGCTTGATGGAGTTATCCATGCATTCCTCATTATACTTGCACAACGTACTCAAAACTGGCTTTCCTCTTGCCACCAGCTTAGGCTTCTTTAACAGCTGCATTAACCCCCTGCTTTACATGCTTGTAGGGAAAAAAGTGCGTAATATCCTTAAGCGTGCATGCCTGGATATTACTAAGAATTCACTGAGAGAGCTCAGCCAGTCAGTCTCCGCCACTGAGATGGAGTCTGTGCCTGGAGTTCACCACGACGGTGTGCCAGAGGAGTCTGTGGAGTCATCAACTCTATGA